In Granulicella arctica, one genomic interval encodes:
- a CDS encoding ImmA/IrrE family metallo-endopeptidase, producing MDGLSASSLLLSHSMVMKYCSYMTTIEAGMEVDQQRPEATTQFTLRLDDEREAPGFNPNRLAVARRRRGMTKTDLASEVGLELRTISAYEAGEFKPSTKAVADLGRVLKFPVAFFFGEDLNEPTPDTASFRAQSKMNAWQRDMALSQGAIALHLNSWLEKRFELPHPDIPEIGRDQSPEAAAEALRREWGLGVGEVRNTVHLLESKGVRIFALSVKAKEVDAFSMWRGGTPFVFLNTQKTAEHSRFDAAHELGHLVLHRHAAPQGRQAEKEADAFASAFLMPRASVLAHAPKFTTTETLVRLKKIWSVSAAALAYRFHTLKILSDWHYRTIYVELSKRGYTKNEPDPGRHEASQLLAKAFSALQEEGITRQQVAKDLCVNMTELDDLLLGLAFGRVDGGKQLGAQGPLERRNLIRVK from the coding sequence ATGGATGGGCTGAGCGCATCATCCTTGCTTCTATCCCATTCGATGGTGATGAAGTATTGCTCGTACATGACAACGATAGAGGCGGGGATGGAAGTGGATCAGCAGAGACCGGAAGCGACGACACAATTCACGTTGAGGTTAGACGACGAGCGTGAAGCCCCAGGGTTCAATCCCAATAGACTTGCTGTTGCGCGTAGACGTCGTGGCATGACCAAAACCGACTTGGCGAGCGAAGTTGGCCTTGAGCTGCGCACGATTTCTGCCTATGAGGCAGGCGAGTTTAAACCAAGTACCAAAGCTGTAGCAGATCTGGGCCGTGTTCTTAAATTTCCTGTAGCCTTCTTTTTTGGGGAAGATCTGAATGAGCCGACCCCTGACACCGCCAGTTTTCGTGCTCAATCAAAAATGAACGCTTGGCAGCGCGACATGGCTCTAAGCCAAGGGGCAATCGCACTGCACTTGAATAGTTGGTTGGAAAAACGGTTCGAGCTCCCTCATCCGGATATTCCAGAGATTGGACGCGATCAAAGTCCGGAAGCGGCTGCTGAGGCGCTCCGTCGTGAATGGGGCCTCGGTGTTGGCGAAGTGCGAAATACGGTCCACCTGCTGGAGAGTAAGGGCGTACGCATTTTTGCGCTCTCGGTTAAAGCAAAGGAAGTTGACGCTTTTTCAATGTGGAGGGGCGGAACTCCCTTTGTATTTCTGAACACCCAGAAAACAGCGGAGCACAGCCGATTCGATGCAGCGCATGAACTAGGTCACTTGGTTCTGCATAGGCATGCTGCCCCTCAAGGTCGACAGGCCGAAAAGGAAGCGGACGCCTTTGCTTCAGCCTTCTTGATGCCGCGTGCTAGCGTCCTTGCTCATGCCCCAAAATTCACAACTACAGAAACCCTTGTTCGTCTGAAGAAGATCTGGTCCGTCTCAGCGGCTGCACTCGCCTATCGTTTTCACACTCTGAAGATTTTGAGCGATTGGCATTATCGAACCATTTATGTGGAGCTCTCAAAGCGCGGTTACACCAAGAATGAGCCCGATCCAGGACGTCACGAAGCCTCGCAATTGCTCGCGAAAGCATTTTCCGCGCTTCAGGAAGAGGGCATTACTCGTCAACAAGTCGCAAAGGATCTCTGCGTTAACATGACAGAGCTTGATGATCTATTGCTTGGACTCGCGTTCGGAAGAGTTGACGGAGGCAAACAGCTTGGCGCACAAGGTCCTTTGGAAAGGCGCAATTTGATTAGAGTGAAGTGA